The Vanessa atalanta chromosome 4, ilVanAtal1.2, whole genome shotgun sequence genome segment tatgtttatttttgagatAGTAAGTTTCTATTTTAAACATACCTTCACATTTTGATTGAACTTTTTAGCATCTTTAATTGAGGACAATCTTCTTCTTTGCAGAGGTGGTAGAAGAGGTGAGGGTGGTCCATTGTCTAAGGTAGAATTATTTGCCCAGTTATCTTTTTCAGAGTTGTTGCGTGATTTACTTACAATACTGTAATATGTAAAGACAAGCAAatgttatagtaataataacaaacagtttagtattcaaaataaatcagcattattaatattatatgaagaaATAAAACACTGGTTTCACAAATCattagagataaaaataatgtaaaattaatgacCTAGTTTggcatataacatattttatctgtttacctagataaaattttatgatctCTCTGAGCCCTTTCCCTGTAAGCTTCATATTCTGCATATTTCTGATCCCTGAATTGCCTTACAGTTTCTTCTATAGCTTCTAATTGTGATTGTAGAGTTTGATTAAGTTGTTTCCTAAGTGTTCCAATCACTTGAATAGACGGAGAGCAGCCATTTTTATCACTAATCAGTTGATTATTTGTATCGACATTCTCtttcatttcaatatcatttgtaatttctggcactaataaattaaatactggtGAGAAATTCTCTGACTTTTTTAAGTTGTTTATGTTTTCCATTGaagtctataaaataaatataagcattaaataaaataaaatgttatttatttaaattattcatttaacaaAGCAAATGCTCATATCAATTATTAAGCTCAGCATAAATGATAAAGTAGCGAgtactttattttcaattttaccaaattgtattatactaacttgaattgattttaaaattagaactgtATTCTTTTCAGGTAATATTGCATGTGTAGTCTGCCCACATGCAAGACATGATTCTATATTGTAGCGACCAACTATGCGGTGTCCAATCAGAGCCGGTTGAACCACATGGCTTTTTAATGATTTGGAAGTGCATGATAGTAACTTCTGAAAaatgtgtattaaaattttattatatttgtcatattatacatttcgtaatcgttatattaaaagtacaaagcaatttatatattcattttaaactttgttaattattcctaaattaaatgtattcatacAATTCGTCTCTTCTCctattgtgtatattatttaatttgttgataaacaaaaaaatgcatACTGTTCTCATTTATAAGCacctttatttttcaaataaataaatgtgttgtAGGTGTCTCGAAAATATATGcactttttataacatttaaagatataaagtGGCATTCTAAAATATCATAGATCGAATCTTGTAAACAATCCAAATGTTACATAACATGcgtaatatcatattttataaatactaaacggAATCAatcatttactaaaataaaattagttttatgaaTGCAACTTCAtgtttctttgaaatatatacttact includes the following:
- the LOC125077659 gene encoding uncharacterized protein LOC125077659 produces the protein MALCVCKCLNVSLESDNFEEIIDIGKLDLSLTEQRDIFFSEKLLSCTSKSLKSHVVQPALIGHRIVGRYNIESCLACGQTTHAILPEKNTVLILKSIQTSMENINNLKKSENFSPVFNLLVPEITNDIEMKENVDTNNQLISDKNGCSPSIQVIGTLRKQLNQTLQSQLEAIEETVRQFRDQKYAEYEAYRERAQRDHKILSSIVSKSRNNSEKDNWANNSTLDNGPPSPLLPPLQRRRLSSIKDAKKFNQNVKTSIQIPHEEDSLDAEDIFDLEGMDSRNYMASDQDDYDSDQGSNDEGIHIVRSRGIPDADIARSLPINMPKFPTERQSVRDVDDFEEPADIAASIKALARSVHGDVFELPRPRFSTQI